CCAAAACCCCAAATACCTCCAAGTACTGAATTCTTTAATTCCAAGAAAGCCCAATTTGCATGTAACCCCTTCACAAATATACTATTCTTTTCTTGAAATGCCTTACTAGAAAATACCaaatggaaaaaagaataaTTTGTTCACAACACACAAATGACATTTGACACTATTCTCTTCGTCCCAGAAAAAAGTAACTTTCATACATATAtcaaataacttatatatataaagcacATATACTAAATAACTTTTATACATGTCCAGTCTAAATTTACACTTAagagttgtttttttatggccaagtttagtttcaaacttccaatttttttatcacatcaaaacttttctacacacataaattttcaacttctCCGTCACGtcattctaatttcaaccaaacttctaattttaacgtgtACTAAACACCTATAGACAGGGAATTCGAGTCAGAATGACAGAGAAGAGAgcgaagagaagaagaagcagccgGCAGGCAATAAATGGGGAGAGGTGTATAAGTTGCACCCTTCAAGGCACACAAACAGGTCATTTGAATGTGACCTACTCTCCCCTCACCCCTTCATCAATTCGGCTCAGAGGCTGCTCCTCCTCAGTCCTGAGTCTCCTGTCCTCATCTCCATTTtgttttctcctcctcctcctctctctctctctctctctctctctctctctctgtctctctggTGGAGTGCAGTGCAGAGATTCAAGAAGTTCAAGATCGAACAGGCCTGCTGGTATGAACCCTGTTCATGTTTTTTGCTTGCTCTGTGTAATCTCTCTGGGCTCTGGCCATCTGGTGCTGGAGAGATTGGAGATTTGCTGCATAATCATTGGTTCATTACTACCAGTTGTTTGTTGAAGCTCCATTAATTGGGGATTCAGTGGTTCTTGTTTTGGTATTTCCTCTTACCATTTCTTAGGGTGGTTTTGGTTGATGTATTTTCCCACAAATTCATTCCATGCGTGGAGTTCTTGATGGCTAATCCATAGtggtttcaggctttcagctgctattcttctttttgttttttctcctcCCCCAAATTGTCTGCTGTATGGAACAGAGAGCAGTTCATTATGTTTTCTGGATGCTCTTGTATGcctttttttaatcaaactgTCAGCTTCTGTTCTCTGTCCATGCTTCTTCTGGGCTTTGACCTGAAAGATTGTGGTTTAGAACATTAAATCTGCACCCCAAAAACCATATATTGTCCGACATGCAGAAGTGGAAATGTGAGCTCTTGTTTAATGCTGCTCATTTGTTGCCTCTTTTCAAGAAAATGAAAATTTGTTACAATTGCGTGGTCTAGTTCTTGTTTTCTTCCATCCCTGTATTAGATAAGGAGTTTGGTAGGCACTGTCACATGATTTTGTGCCgcaattgattttattcatTAGATTAGTAACCTAAGGAATCCAAGAACATTAGGGTACATTAATAAAATGCAAAGAAACAGGGACAGAAGAGAGTAGGTTCTTTACTTTGCCCAGTTGGCATCCCCTGAAGTGATGCTTGATGCTTCCTTCCATTTTGATTATCTCTTGCTGCTGTTGGTGGTAAATCATTATTATTAGTActaccttttttatttttcggaagaagaaaaagaggaacAAGCCAATGTGGCCTACATAATATGTGGTCTAGAAAGTTGGCATCAGTAGTGTGTAGATGCAATTTGAGGAAATTAAGGCAGAAAGGAAGGGACAGGAAAAGGGGCTGAAAGGTTTGCTTGAGCATAGTGCATCTCCACACCTTAAAATTGCTGGTCAAATTGTCCTTAAAATCGTTTATATCACGCAGACGGCATATCGTTTTCGACATTGCCTTCCTTAACTCCTGTGTTAATTCGACCACAACTTTAGAACAGCTTGTTGAGATTTCTTAATCCCAGTGTTGTATGTCAACATTGCATTGATTGTAGTATTATTATGAGAAGATTAGATACTGTAACCCCTCCAGAGAGTGACATCCATTGCCTTCTGTTACTGGATTTCTGCCAATTCTTAGTTAGATTTATGGATAAAAAGTTTTTAACCAAGTAGACTTAACAGGACCAAAGGTTGAATTTGTTCACCTAAGAAAAATGTACAATTTGTTGAACAAACAGCACAATTCTTGAATGAGGAGATTTTTAGTAGTCAGGTTTGTTGTTTGGATATCATAGTTTTTGAATGAGGAGAACATATTGGTTGGATTTACTGCGTGGACATCACAATTATTGAATTTGGAGAACAAATTGGTTAGATTTGTTGTGTGGATATCATACTTCTTGAATTAGAAGACCAAACTAGTTGTTTCTTTGAACAAATTggttagaattattttttttttaaaaaaatcatttttccctTCATGAATTAGGAACAGACAGATTGATGCCCATGTTACCATGGTGGTGTCTGACTCATTGCAGTCTTATCTTTTTACACTCTCTAGTTTTCCCAAGCTGCAATCATGGTGGCCAAGTGCATGCCATGATGCACCTCTCATATACCACCATCTCTGCATGCTCAAGAACATCATGATTTTTTGTTCTTCTTGtcaccaactttttttttgtttttccccCTAACTTCTTTTCACCCTTGCAACGCACTTCTCACTCGTAGCTTTAGTTTTCCTCTTGTCAGTAGCATATGTTTGTTTAGTTGTGataaattatcttttttttccagaTCATGCCTTGTGCTGCGGCCGAGCTCGCCaatggcgaggcggcggcagcagcagcatgcgCGGTGAAGGTCGGCACGACCGGCACCATCGGCTCGCTGATGACGAGGGAGCTGGAGGCCATcaaggccgcgccgccgcacgccacagccgcggcgacgacgccgcggcggctgaGGCGGCAGAGCAGCCCGGTGTCGGTGCCATGCGGAGCCAGCCCGAGGAAGATCGCCGCGCTGAGGAAGAGCTCGTCCAGCCTCTCCACcaccagcagcggcggcggcagcgggcggcgcaCTGACCGCGTGAGCGCCGAGGAGTCGTCGGCGTGCAAGACGGCGGCGTGCAGGAGGAGCTCTAGTACCACGCCGGCCAGCTCCCCGATGCTCGCGGCGGACGtcgaccggagcggcggcggcggcaaggcgaagaaggcggcggcgagggggcgccgcggcgtcggcggcgtggaGGTGGTGGACGTGAGGTGCGGGAACCCGATGAGCAGCCGGCTGAGGAGGCTGGGATTCTCCAAGCTGTCGGAGACGTTCGCGTGAGCAGAATCAGATCGTCTTCAGTCCTGACGGCGAGCTGTGTCGCGAATTGCAATTCGGAATTGCATTATGTTTGCTATAGTAATTATATTGTTGttattaaaattttcttttgctgGTTTCTCTCGTGTATGGGTATGACCAAATTAAGTTAATTTATGAGAAGCGTTTTGCCATCGTCGCAATGCAAGTTCTTCGTGGTGATGTGTATGATGTACCCGTAATTGCGTATTTTAACTTTTGGAGTGAATGTCTCCTCGTTTTTTTATGCCGTCcaaatagttattttttttaaacaaggtaatatgatagattaatatatgatatattacACTAAAAACATGCATGTTAAAATTATATCTCCACAAATTGCAAACATAAACACTAGCTAGTTAAcgtatactactactactcacaattaaatttgttttgcCAATTCAAAATTATATGTTTACGAAgtaatatatcatatattaatttatcttattagttttttttaaaaaaattataaccattTGGATGAGTTCAAGATCGTTTTTCCATGTTTTTTAGCCTATAGACTGGCGCGTTGAGCGTTGCTGGATCTCGAATCAACGGTAGATCTTGCACAAACGATTCTTGAAACTTTTTTCCCGTGTCACGTCGAGGTACTGTAGAAAGACAGAAGTGAACTACAAAATTGGATGCAATTTTTAGTAATTGATTAGCTAACATGGTGATTTACCACTTCACCGTAttaggaaggaaaaaaaaaggactcaTTGGCTTATAAGATTCAGCGAAAGATAGAAACACACCCACTGTTTGGTTTTACATCATGGAGGGTGTATGTCATCTTGGAAATACAAACTTGATGGGAAAGTAGGAAATCTTGTTGGGTGTGTTCGCTATTCCTGGATCCCAACCGGAtccctccgcacggaaaacggagcggtttaTTAGCGTGTAATTaataagtattagctattttgttaaaaaaatggattaatttgattttttaaacaactttcatatagaaatttttttttttaaaaaacgcaccgtttagcagtttgaaaagcgtacgtgTGGAAAATAAGGGAGATGAGATGGGAAAGGGGCATCCGAAGTCTGGAATGGAAGTAGGGATTTCTAGACTGTTGATTGATGTTTGAAATAACCAAGCTCAATGCATCCAAAATGAGGCTAGATTTGAGCTGTTCATGATTGAATGCAATGTCAGAAGATCTGAGATCACTACTACTCACTGTACTAACTCCCTCACAGTTGCATATCATCTGAAGGAGACAAGAGGGAAGATCTTTGATTGGATGCTGGATGATGAGCTAGTTTAATAGCCCTACTTGACAGGATAACCGTGTGAAGTGTTTTGTTGGAGCAAACAGGAACTTTCTCTGTTTGAAGGTTAAGCAATCATTAATCataatatatgtaaaaaaaCCAATCATTAATCAAATAATGGTGAGGATATTCAAGACCCATGCCAAATGATTTGGGCTTGGGACTGAGATATTGGCAGGGATTTATTGGGCTTCCCAAACAGGACCTAACTGTGTTCCTAGCTTTTTTAGAACTTCTAACTGTTTCTAGCTGGCTTATTATTCTACAAGCCTACTGGTTATTCTACCAACTGGTTCACAATTCTGGAAAAGTGCCAAGAAGCAAATACCCGGCAAGATACTGTCCGTTCATTCCTGAGATATaataaaatagatttatttaaattttttaaagaattttttatataaaaagtttttggaCGAAATACATCATTTAATCGGGAAAACGAGCTTACAGAGAACGAGATAACAACTTTAGCCCAAATGAAGGTCAAAACGCCGCAAGCTAATAGTGAGTTCAAAGCAGCTTAATAGACTGGCTTTTCCATGGCACGTTTAACGAGAAAAAACTATTAGCGtacaattaattaagtattaactattatattttttaaaaaataatttttaaaatttttaaaatattttttttataaaaaagtttatagaaaaaaatactgTGAGCAACTTAGAAAACATGGTTATGGCTGTGTTTGCTGGGGGAGGTTGGGAACAAATCTTcttcgcacggaaaacggagcggtccattaacacgtgattaattagaaattagctaatttttttttaaaatgaatcaatatgattttttaagcaatttttgtatagaaactttttgcaaaaaacacattgtttaacagtttaaaaagcgtgcacgcggaaaacgatggAGAGGTGCTGGGAACCCTTGGGTCCGAACACACCCTAGGATCTTAGGGAAAACAAGTCCTACTAGCGGCCAACTCACAAAAGGCTGATTCAGACTCAGCctaaagggaaagaaaaaacaCTTCCGAATGAAACAATAATATGATTCACATGGCAAAGCTGCCGCCATATGTTTTGCAGGTGGTAGCTGCCAAAAGCTCAAAGCTGAGAGCGGAGCACACAGATTCCTTTTTCCAGGAATATGCAGGAGGCAGTGTGCTGTTGTCCCAGTATGGCACGGATCAAATTTATCCatcttttttttcacctttaCTTTTTACTGAAATTTATACACATACCCTTTTGAAGCAGAGTTGCATacccattttctttttttggttgcTATACAACGGAATCTCCTTCAGACGTGATGATACCGATTAGTTATCAAGTCCTAATACCTAATCGGTATCGGGTGATACATATCAAGTATCATACGATTCTACCACGTATTAGGTGATACTTGGTTATTCCTATTAGGTATACGATTCTTACCACATAGAAGGTGATACTTACGAGATATTAGGTGATACCTAttaggtatcatgcgattcttatcACGTAGAAGGCTATACTTGCGAGATATCAGGTGATACCTATGAAGTATCAGGCGATACCTACTAGATAATAGGTGATTTCTACTGGGTATCAGAAGCTGGACATAcctgacgccgacgccgacgaccacTACCGCCCTTCCTCCCCTTGGCTctagccaccaccgccgctccctTTCCTGGCTCCGGCTACCACCGCTGCCCCTCCCTCCTCTAGCTCTTGCCACCGTCACCACTGCGTTCCTTAGCTTCGGCCACCGACGCCCCTCGTCTCTTCGTTGATGTatcccccgccgccggcttGGCCGCGACGCGCCGCTGCCTCGACGCGACACAGATGGGGTCCTCGACACCACGGCAGCTCACCACAAggggctcgtcgccggcggcctcgtcCTCTTCTCGCCGAGCAGGTCCTCTTCCCCAGCCCGCGCCGAAGGTCCTCGCCAATAAGCGGCAaccacctcctcctcatggCTCAGGCGTTCAGCTCTCGCTTCTCTTTGGATAGGCAAGGAGGACAAAGGATCCCGTCCCAACTGGATCCCGGTGCGTAGCATTTCCGTTTctttttttcacattttttaTGGGTGTCTATTTCACATGGTAATTAGACAGCTAATTCCAAGCTTAAAACCTGGCTTAATGCTACTGCTTTTTATCCTAGGAATCTATTTTGATTTCTCAAGAGGATGTCTTCTCGTAAGCTTAAAAACCAttcaaatggttataaaaaaaattctaaaaaaattaacaacactCATAcaatttacttcctccgttcaaaaaaaaccAACGGATGTGACCCCCTCCTAATACAGTAAATCTAAACAGCACTTAATCCAAATTTGTTATATTAGGAGATGTCACATCcttttaggttgtttttttggtgacggattttttttttacggagggatgGAGTATATCTCACACAGCTCTAGCACGTACTCCTATCTCACACAGATTTATCACAAATCatacacttttttttaatatcttCTACACTGCACTTTATGAATATCTCATGTCCTGTCTTCCACAGGAAAAAAAGTGAAATAGTGAAAAGATTCAGAATTAGGAAGCATCTAATCACCTAACTTGACAGCAATCAGTTTCAAGTGGCCAAGTGCCAAACAGTTTCAAGATTACTTACAACTTATCCGTTCCCTCCAtatatctctctcccctcttctccacCTCTCGCTACTCCACCATCCAACGTGCGAGAAGCCATGGCATCCATCCCGTGCACCTTCCAGCTGAGCGCgagggcgtcgtcggcgtcggcggcggcggcggcgaggaggtcgccgcgggcggcggcgaggctggggTGGCTGCGGCCGTCGCGGCTGAGCGCGGTGGTGCCGGCGAGCGAGAGCGGGAGGGTGGGGCCGACGTGCTTCTTCAAGTTCGGGAACAAGGACGCCGAGGGCGCCGGCATCTACGGCAGCCAGGGCAGGGACGACTTCGACCGCGACGACGTCGAGCAGGTGAGCCAGCTTctcgttcttcctcctccccatgTTGCCTTAGGTGTTCCTTGATTGCTCCAGTCCATGGGGAATGTGCTGACGAATGACTGAGATGCTACCTTACCACTGCTATATTACTTGGTGGATTGGTAATTCTGATCCTAATGTGAGACATACGAAGTAGTTGATTGCTATACTTGCTAGTTTGGTTTGAGGACAAATGATGCAGCATTTGATTTGAGTTGAATTAAGGCATGTCTTTTtccttatgcttatacttatcaaccaacatttgaattttaaatttggagttgatttagaggttttttcattgaagtatatttttcagcatttgcttttaaatCTCTAAGAAtatacatataaaagttttatttacaaattactttttatttgcaaatattcCGTTTCGCTTGCTTCGCTTATTCCGCGAATAAGCAAAACGATGGCTCGTATCATAGCCAGCAGTAGcaaagaggaagagaagaaaagaaaaaaacaacaatCACCTCGCAATTTAGTCTTTGTAGTTTCATGGACAAAATGCAAATTGCAGCTGCAGGgtatctgaaattctgaatatgCTAATCAAGAATTCAAGATAGCTGTAGACTAGCACATTCAGATTGAAGAACAGCACCTGAACATGGAAAGCTCTAGTGACAAGAAAGATTCAGAATAGTAACTTTGATTCCTGAGATGAGATTCTGAATGTATCTGAATCTTTCTGTCTGCGCTTGTAGTACTTCAACTACATGGGGATGCTGGCGGTGGAGGGCACCTACGACAAGATGGAGGCGCTGCTGAACCAGGACATCCACCCGGTGGACATCCTCCTCATGCTCGCCGCCTCCGAGGGCGACAAGCCCAAGCTCGAGGagctcctccgcgccggcgccaAGTACGACGTCAAGGACGTCGACGGCCGGACGGCGCtcgaccgcgccgccgacgacacCAGGGAGTTCATCCTCGGCTTCGCCGCCACCTTGGCCGCCTGATCGATCGcttcgccgacgacgacgaccttgatgcCTGGATATGTTTCGGCTATACTAGTATACTACGTATTTatcttttcttatttttttctttttcaagtttctccaagtttttcttgtgtTTGGTAGAGTTTAGCCGGGAAATTCACAAGTTGTTTACAGTTCAAGAGGAAGTAGCTTCATCTGTATCTTTCACTTTCTTCGCTGTGTGAGGCTATGCTTTGTAGAAATTGTTGTTACAAGTAGTATCTTCCACTGTTTCAATATGAAAGTAAGAAGAAGCTTTGGATGCATGATACTATTGGAATTGGAAGCTTTGATGTTCACATAATAACATGTTAAGATGCCAAATCCTAACAGCAAGCAATAGCATGAACTTCAAGCAAAGCATTACTGCAACAGCAAGCAAAACTTCATCCTTTATTGTCTCAGATTAACTGCTATGTCCATGTTGCCGTCAGTACATGTTCTATGTACTAGCCTAGAATTACAAACAGCATTTCGCCGAAAGATTCACTTGGGGGAAACAAACAGTCTGCGACCACAGCCTCAACAACGAAATTACGAGTATAAACTCTATAAACCCCCTCATGAATCCGCCAGATCATattattcttttcttcttctatatTCATCTTGGTATATATTTCTATAAGGACTGTGAATGTACTCCTACCTACAAAACATTGGGTAAATGGCAGTTGTACTTCAACTTTGGATGTGACCGGAGCGCTTGCTGGAGCGCCGTGTCCACCGTCACGCCCTCGCGGAACAGCTTGTCATACAGGAGGCAGATGAACTGAGCCATGTACTCCTCATCATCGAAATCTTTGCTGCGATCGCCATTTTTCTCCATGTCGCTGTCTTCCCAGTCACTCGTAGGGCTAACAGGTTCCGCCTCAGACTCGGAAGCCTCATCATCGGCAATGACAAACTTCCCGTTCTCAAGGCTGCCATTTACTTCCATCCCATGGTATACTATAGACTGGGAATCTGGAGGCTCCATGGCCGACGAGATGACTGCTTTGGCACCAGAATCCATGAATGCTTTGACCAGGCCGTGAGCAAGGCCATACTTACCACTGCATACAATGATCCTCTCCCTCCATGCTCCAACCTGGGAAACATGTATGTAATGAATCAACATTAGATAGTGCCCTAAACTCTAGATACATTGCAAATAGAAAAAGGCATGCTAACGATTTCAGCATCACTAGATGTAAATAACACATCTTTACTACAGCATTGGCAGCAATTAGAGTATGTCTGACATTTGGTTCCTGACTAAATTTTTTCAGTAATGTGAGGCATTGATCATTGGCCAGATTTTGGTTTGGTCAATAGCTGGCCAGATTGATCATTGACCAAATATGCTCTTTTCTATGATATCATTTTGATGGCTGCACCATGAGAAAAATATGAAGGTTTGATCTTAAATTTATAGTTGACTGGAGGAATCAACTACCAGTAATGTACTATACCAGAATTTAGTTGGAAATTAGCATCCAATTTCATCAGATGTCACTTGCATGAATATTTTGTCACATGTCCTTTCTAAGCACAATTAACACACTACATAAGAATAGAATTTGAAGAGCATTTCAGTGGAAGTGCTAGCTATCCAGGCTGGCATATACCATCCATCGAACATCTTCAGGTGTCATATGAGCAGCAGGCACTGTCCTCCTGAACATATAGGCACCAATTTCTTGATTATCTTCCATTACCTGCGACAAGATAGATTATTATATGCATAATGATTTGTCTTGGAAACATAAAGAAGGAAAACAGTTCCTACTTGTGTTTGGCGCCCTATATAGCGGTGGTGAATCCCACCAATTTCAAACGACGGCCACTCTGCAACCAACTCAGACAAACATGAAATCTTTGACAAGGAATATGCACCCTTTCTCTTACATCCATGCAACATGGCTGACAAGCTAGTTTTCACACACTGGAGAAACCTGTCTGCAAGTTCCCCTGGTTCCGCAACTACAAACACATCATTCTGCCAGCTGCGGTAGTAATTTTTGCATCACATAATCAAAACTAGAGAAAAAAGTAAACACACTGACGCTTATTTCAGTAAAAGAAATCGTGATAAAAAATACCTCAATATTGAGCCAGTTGAATCGTTTTGAAGTGCCATATGTATCACACCAACTTGAGGCATATTTTGCAACTTATCATATAGTGATTGAACATGTACAGATGGCTGCCATGACTTAAGAGGTGACGTTGGCGGCGAGGACTTTGCAGTTGGGTTGCCATCCAGGCTAAGCGGCGGAACCAGGTCAATTCGGCCAATTCTTTGGGTGCCCTCTGGACTATATAGAAGTGGACTAGATGGAAAACTGCCAGTAAATAAGGGAGAAGTAATTGGAGTCGGAAGTGTGGTAGCTGCCTTTCCAAACCCAGAAGCACTGTTCATTAGAGTAAGCCTGATACCATTCTGGGAGCAGAATGTTTCAAGCGAGCGGGCATGATTTACTTTCTTCCCAAAATCAGGACTATATGAAGCCTCTACAAGTAAAACCACACGCCTCCATCCTAAGGTAGGATTACTTTCACTAAAACCTGAATTAGAGGATTGAAAAATGAATCAACCAAATGTTCCTTCGAATCATTACACAAAGTGCAAACCTGGAGAAGACAAACCTGAATTTGATGGCTTGAATCTTGAAAACAACATTGATTTGGTAGTTTCAGATGACTTTTCTTCCTCTTGGTATCTTGGAACTAAAAGCTCACAAACATTCTTGAAATCTTGAAAGTTTTTCTGAATGTACTCATCAGTTGCAGCTTCCAACTTAAGCCAGACAGCAGGATCAGTCTCATCTAGTTCCATACCACACCGCTCATCAACTGCCACAGTAACAAGATTCCCATTCTTTCAATATCAAAGTGCATTGGTAAATATGTACTAGAACTCATTAAACAGTACACTATGATCGAGTTGCTGTTCTGTGGATTTCCTTGGAACTCAAATTACCTGGATTAAAGCGGAAATACTGCATTTCTGGGAGCATTGGTATCAGTGTATCCAAAGTTTCTTCAACTCTCTCTACAGAGCATGAACTTTCTATTAAAACTTGCCCTGTGTCCAAGTAGCGCCACCCACCTCTCCGACTCTAGATGCATAACACATggaataaatttatatatataagcaaTGTGATAGATGTATAGCTCACAACGAGATCACTGGAAGTGTAAACTTAATGTACCATAGAAGTTAACTTTTCAAactaaaaacaaaaattattCATCTTGGATCAGTCAGGTGTTTCTTCTAGTAATGTATGCCTTGACTTGTGGTTTCCAACAGATGAGGC
The window above is part of the Oryza sativa Japonica Group chromosome 7, ASM3414082v1 genome. Proteins encoded here:
- the LOC4343401 gene encoding uncharacterized protein translates to MPCAAAELANGEAAAAAACAVKVGTTGTIGSLMTRELEAIKAAPPHATAAATTPRRLRRQSSPVSVPCGASPRKIAALRKSSSSLSTTSSGGGSGRRTDRVSAEESSACKTAACRRSSSTTPASSPMLAADVDRSGGGGKAKKAAARGRRGVGGVEVVDVRCGNPMSSRLRRLGFSKLSETFA
- the LOC4343402 gene encoding protein LHCP TRANSLOCATION DEFECT, yielding MASIPCTFQLSARASSASAAAAARRSPRAAARLGWLRPSRLSAVVPASESGRVGPTCFFKFGNKDAEGAGIYGSQGRDDFDRDDVEQYFNYMGMLAVEGTYDKMEALLNQDIHPVDILLMLAASEGDKPKLEELLRAGAKYDVKDVDGRTALDRAADDTREFILGFAATLAA